One genomic segment of Pseudoalteromonas sp. GCY includes these proteins:
- a CDS encoding D-tagatose-bisphosphate aldolase, class II, non-catalytic subunit, producing MRRFQALIEANKSGKNSGIYAICSAHPWVLEASIRYAKQENTLLLIEATANQVNQFGGYTGMRPADFIAKVEEMADELGFDKQSLIFGGDHLGPVCWTSENSQAAMAKACDLVAEYVKAGFKKIHLDASMPCADDPDALSDDIVANRAALLCQTAESAAIATFGRSDIVYVIGTEVPPPGGADEQIDSLQPTSQVAAQETLACHRELFANKGLTDAWQRVVAMVVQPGVEFDNTQVFDYKPNEASALKDFIRTVDRIAFEAHSTDYQTAGAYQSLVADHFAILKVGPELTFALREGLFALHHIEKQLLPYVHSQFIEVVDEVMLAEPTSWQRFYHGESQQLRFLRQFSFSDRIRYYWHQDAVQKALATMLENLAQQTLSLPLISQYFPELYQQVRRGEIERDAKALVIAKIQRVVARYSNACFAMEKAS from the coding sequence ATGCGGCGTTTTCAAGCCCTAATCGAAGCCAATAAATCAGGGAAAAACTCAGGCATTTATGCCATTTGTTCAGCTCACCCTTGGGTGCTGGAAGCGTCGATAAGATATGCCAAGCAGGAAAATACGCTGCTATTAATTGAAGCCACGGCCAATCAAGTTAACCAATTTGGTGGTTACACCGGGATGCGTCCTGCGGATTTTATTGCCAAAGTTGAAGAGATGGCCGACGAGCTTGGTTTTGATAAGCAGTCACTGATTTTTGGCGGTGATCACTTAGGACCAGTCTGTTGGACGAGTGAAAATAGCCAAGCCGCAATGGCCAAAGCGTGTGACTTAGTCGCAGAATATGTGAAGGCCGGTTTTAAGAAGATCCACTTAGATGCCAGCATGCCCTGTGCTGACGATCCTGACGCGTTAAGCGACGATATTGTAGCTAATCGCGCTGCTTTGTTGTGTCAAACAGCAGAATCAGCCGCGATTGCGACGTTTGGTCGTAGTGATATTGTTTATGTGATTGGTACTGAAGTTCCCCCCCCAGGTGGAGCTGATGAACAGATTGACAGTCTACAACCGACCAGCCAAGTTGCTGCGCAAGAAACCCTAGCTTGCCATCGTGAACTCTTTGCAAATAAAGGATTAACGGATGCTTGGCAACGCGTGGTTGCGATGGTGGTGCAGCCGGGTGTTGAGTTTGATAACACGCAGGTTTTTGACTACAAACCGAATGAAGCGAGTGCATTAAAAGACTTTATTCGTACCGTTGACCGTATCGCTTTCGAAGCGCATTCGACAGATTATCAAACTGCAGGCGCTTATCAGTCGTTGGTAGCTGACCACTTTGCCATTCTGAAAGTCGGGCCTGAATTGACCTTTGCGCTGCGTGAAGGGTTATTCGCGCTTCACCATATTGAAAAGCAATTACTACCCTATGTTCATAGTCAGTTTATTGAGGTAGTGGACGAGGTCATGCTGGCAGAGCCTACGAGTTGGCAGCGTTTTTATCACGGCGAGTCACAGCAACTCCGGTTCTTGCGCCAATTTAGCTTTAGTGATCGCATTCGCTATTACTGGCATCAAGACGCGGTGCAAAAGGCGTTAGCAACTATGCTCGAGAATCTAGCGCAGCAGACTTTATCATTGCCGCTTATCAGCCAATATTTTCCAGAGCTATATCAACAAGTACGCCGTGGTGAAATAGAAAGGGACGCCAAAGCGTTGGTGATTGCCAAAATTCAACGTGTTGTAGCTCGCTATTCAAATGCATGTTTTGCCATGGAGAAAGCGTCATGA
- the nagA gene encoding N-acetylglucosamine-6-phosphate deacetylase — translation MLEQLRYIQPRRIYTPTSVLEAHVAVIEGERFHAIIPVTEAPDNTECYSNLDMWPGLIDLHIHGREGCDVIDGKLSSIETISTSLLKHGVTGFLATTVTTTWPQTIAAMKVVGAAYKQKMPGAQVLGGYSEGLFFNEKHKGAHNEAFFKPLDEALIDEMISAADGALKAVALAPEKANGVKMTQYLSKHGVRVMLGHCDADFAQTNAALAHGACGGVHVFNGMRGIHHREPGCAGALLLDSQALVEVIADGIHLHPAILQLIYRLKGQYKVALISDCINAGGLKDGEYQLGEMPVVVKDGVAKTHSGSLAGSTLTLEKAVKNLAELANIPLLEAINMASLVPATYLNMDNELGSIEVGKIAHFSLLDDAFQVQHANLFGKQIF, via the coding sequence ATGCTTGAGCAGCTTCGTTATATTCAGCCCCGTCGTATCTATACCCCTACCAGCGTCCTTGAAGCGCACGTTGCGGTAATAGAAGGTGAGCGTTTTCACGCGATTATTCCAGTGACGGAAGCGCCCGATAATACTGAATGTTATTCTAATTTAGATATGTGGCCTGGGTTAATTGATTTGCATATTCATGGCCGCGAGGGCTGTGATGTTATTGATGGCAAACTCTCCAGTATAGAAACTATTAGCACGTCGTTGCTCAAACATGGCGTCACTGGTTTTTTGGCTACCACGGTGACGACTACGTGGCCACAAACCATTGCGGCGATGAAAGTCGTGGGAGCTGCTTATAAGCAAAAAATGCCGGGTGCTCAGGTGCTGGGCGGATACAGTGAGGGCTTGTTCTTTAATGAAAAACACAAAGGTGCCCATAACGAAGCTTTCTTTAAGCCGCTAGACGAAGCCTTAATTGATGAAATGATTAGCGCGGCTGATGGTGCGCTTAAAGCGGTGGCACTCGCGCCTGAAAAGGCTAATGGCGTTAAGATGACACAGTACCTAAGTAAACATGGGGTGCGGGTGATGTTAGGTCATTGTGATGCGGATTTTGCGCAAACCAATGCCGCTCTAGCACATGGTGCCTGCGGCGGGGTCCACGTGTTTAACGGCATGCGCGGCATTCATCACCGTGAACCGGGCTGTGCTGGTGCGTTGTTACTTGATAGCCAAGCCTTGGTTGAAGTGATTGCCGATGGTATCCACTTACACCCCGCGATTTTACAATTGATCTACCGCCTCAAAGGGCAGTATAAGGTAGCTTTGATCAGCGATTGTATTAATGCTGGTGGCCTTAAAGATGGTGAATATCAATTGGGCGAAATGCCAGTGGTGGTTAAGGATGGCGTGGCGAAAACTCACAGCGGCAGTTTGGCTGGCAGTACACTAACACTTGAAAAAGCAGTGAAGAATTTAGCAGAATTAGCCAATATTCCACTTCTAGAAGCCATCAATATGGCAAGCTTAGTACCCGCAACTTATTTAAATATGGACAACGAACTTGGTAGCATTGAAGTGGGTAAAATAGCGCATTTTTCTTTGCTAGATGATGCCTTCCAAGTCCAGCATGCCAACTTGTTTGGAAAGCAGATATTTTAA
- a CDS encoding ROK family protein has protein sequence MIYGVDVGGSKIEIAVFDEKLQRIESWRVATPKHSYEAFLAQIVTLVQQADDKYGCKGQVGIGMPGIVNAQQRVLSANVPCANGKEVKADLVAQLERPIAVENDCRCFALSEASLGAGKQYQKVFGAIIGTGAGGGFCIDGALYKSAQGIAGEYGHHPLSAVLQQKYHLPILACGCGLQGCLERYVAGPGLAGLYQHFTTRTLTSEQVITAMRAGESEARHAFNCYMDLLGSAFANLIKAYDPEVIVLGGGMSLIDELVEALPKAIEPHVFSAVSVPDIVRAKHGDASGALGAALLGSKVHA, from the coding sequence ATGATTTATGGAGTGGATGTTGGCGGGAGCAAAATTGAAATTGCGGTGTTTGATGAAAAACTGCAACGTATAGAATCTTGGCGTGTGGCGACACCAAAGCACAGTTATGAGGCGTTTTTGGCGCAAATCGTAACTTTGGTGCAGCAAGCCGATGACAAATATGGTTGTAAAGGACAGGTTGGTATTGGTATGCCGGGGATAGTGAATGCGCAGCAGCGCGTGCTATCTGCAAATGTCCCTTGCGCCAATGGCAAAGAAGTTAAAGCTGATCTCGTCGCACAACTTGAACGGCCCATTGCGGTAGAAAATGACTGCCGTTGCTTTGCGTTATCAGAGGCCAGTCTTGGAGCCGGTAAGCAATATCAAAAGGTCTTTGGGGCAATAATAGGCACCGGTGCCGGAGGAGGGTTTTGCATTGATGGCGCGCTATATAAGAGCGCCCAAGGGATCGCCGGAGAATATGGCCACCATCCGCTTTCTGCGGTGTTACAGCAAAAATATCACCTACCTATTTTAGCGTGTGGCTGTGGACTGCAAGGGTGTTTAGAGCGCTATGTCGCAGGGCCAGGGCTTGCCGGTTTGTATCAACATTTCACTACGCGAACACTTACCTCAGAACAAGTTATCACTGCGATGCGGGCTGGAGAAAGTGAAGCTCGCCATGCTTTTAATTGTTATATGGATCTGTTGGGATCGGCGTTTGCAAATTTAATCAAAGCATATGACCCTGAAGTTATCGTGCTTGGCGGTGGTATGTCGCTTATTGATGAACTTGTAGAGGCGCTCCCAAAAGCCATCGAACCCCATGTATTTTCCGCGGTATCAGTGCCAGATATTGTTAGAGCCAAGCATGGTGATGCGAGTGGCGCATTGGGTGCGGCATTACTTGGGAGCAAAGTGCATGCTTGA
- a CDS encoding DUF3472 domain-containing protein, translated as MKNTIMTPILLCASLFTSAQEAYISSYGNAWVNNDIDASRQYITQSGIAPWQDKQLRFNHYFYANNVGTYTLYLHLEKPSAPSTLLVTHNNKQVTLILDRQSPTKVKVGDFAVTQVGYQTVQIAGDTLAKGRNSAFPAITGLSLDGEAMTPAPNYVKEDFYWGRRGPSVHLSYTVPDKKDYNWFYNEVTVPSGYDPQGSYFMANGFGEGYFGIQVNSPTERRVLFSVWSPYQTDDPSTIPDNLKIKLLDKGEGVYVGEFGNEGSGGQSYLRYNWQPDTTYRFLVNIEPSTTYEGHTEYRGYFYAPETGQWKLIAAFSRPETNTYVARPHSFLENFLPEAGQFERKAFYNRQFLRDTQGNWVELNQAKFTYDATARKGSRLDYQGGEEQNRFYLRNTGFFTGPTPYLSEFTRPSSNDAPVIPWQSLQAHP; from the coding sequence ATGAAGAATACAATAATGACACCGATACTGCTGTGCGCCTCGCTATTTACCTCAGCACAAGAGGCTTATATCAGCAGTTACGGTAACGCTTGGGTCAACAACGATATTGACGCCAGCAGGCAATATATAACTCAATCCGGAATTGCCCCATGGCAAGATAAGCAGCTTAGGTTTAATCACTATTTTTATGCCAATAACGTTGGCACCTATACTCTCTATTTACACCTAGAGAAACCAAGTGCACCAAGTACATTACTGGTAACGCATAACAATAAACAAGTGACGCTTATCCTCGATAGACAAAGCCCGACTAAGGTTAAAGTCGGTGACTTTGCCGTGACGCAAGTTGGCTATCAAACTGTCCAAATAGCCGGTGACACATTAGCCAAAGGGCGAAACAGTGCCTTCCCCGCCATCACCGGACTTAGTCTCGATGGTGAGGCCATGACCCCCGCACCTAACTATGTCAAAGAAGACTTTTACTGGGGTCGTCGCGGCCCTTCAGTACACCTTTCCTATACCGTACCTGATAAAAAGGACTATAACTGGTTTTACAACGAAGTAACGGTGCCATCTGGCTATGATCCACAAGGTTCGTATTTTATGGCGAATGGTTTTGGCGAAGGTTACTTTGGTATTCAGGTAAACTCACCCACCGAGCGCCGCGTGCTATTTTCGGTTTGGAGCCCTTACCAAACGGATGATCCGAGCACAATTCCTGACAATCTTAAAATCAAATTGCTAGATAAAGGCGAAGGCGTTTACGTCGGTGAATTTGGCAATGAGGGATCTGGTGGACAAAGCTATTTACGTTATAACTGGCAGCCGGATACGACATATCGCTTTTTAGTTAATATCGAGCCCAGTACGACTTATGAAGGCCATACTGAATATCGTGGCTATTTTTATGCGCCGGAAACTGGTCAATGGAAGCTGATCGCAGCCTTTAGCCGCCCTGAAACCAACACCTATGTTGCAAGACCGCATAGCTTTTTGGAAAACTTTTTACCCGAAGCAGGACAGTTTGAGCGTAAGGCATTTTATAATCGCCAGTTTTTGCGTGACACCCAAGGTAACTGGGTTGAGTTAAATCAAGCTAAATTCACTTATGACGCCACCGCCAGAAAAGGGTCGCGTTTGGATTATCAAGGTGGTGAGGAGCAAAACCGTTTTTACTTACGTAATACCGGTTTCTTCACGGGGCCCACACCTTATCTCAGCGAATTTACTCGCCCTAGCAGCAATGATGCGCCGGTGATCCCATGGCAGTCACTACAGGCACACCCTTAA
- the agaR gene encoding transcriptional repressor AgaR gives MLNTIERRHEIVQLVGQMERVEVSELAEQFGVSTVTIRNDLNALHEKGLLVRSHGGAVASSRLTKELTITEKHDHHHQVKVELGKVVAGLIGNNESIILDSGTTTEEVAKQLTEHQQLVVMTNGLNVAQALVAADDVEVLMTGGSLRKKSLSFYGSHAEDQLKQYHFDRLVLGVDGFSVDVGVTTHFEPEAALNREMCKAAKQVIVVTDSSKFDRKGVHRIIACEEIDVLVTDSGIPADIHQQLVAAGIEVHLITS, from the coding sequence ATGCTGAACACCATCGAAAGACGCCACGAAATCGTTCAACTCGTTGGTCAAATGGAACGAGTTGAAGTATCTGAGCTGGCAGAACAATTTGGTGTATCAACCGTGACGATCAGAAATGATCTCAATGCCCTGCATGAAAAAGGATTGTTGGTTCGCTCTCATGGTGGTGCTGTTGCGAGTTCTAGGTTAACCAAAGAGCTCACCATAACGGAAAAGCACGACCATCATCACCAAGTGAAAGTAGAGCTCGGAAAGGTAGTGGCGGGTCTTATTGGTAATAATGAGTCTATTATTCTGGACTCTGGTACCACCACCGAAGAGGTCGCTAAGCAACTGACAGAGCACCAACAGTTAGTGGTGATGACCAATGGTCTTAACGTGGCGCAAGCACTCGTTGCAGCCGATGACGTTGAGGTGTTGATGACCGGAGGCTCACTGCGTAAAAAGTCGCTGTCGTTTTATGGCAGCCACGCAGAAGATCAGCTAAAGCAATATCACTTTGATCGTCTGGTGCTCGGTGTTGATGGATTCTCTGTTGATGTTGGTGTAACAACACACTTTGAACCGGAAGCCGCGCTTAACCGTGAGATGTGTAAAGCTGCAAAGCAAGTCATAGTGGTGACGGACTCCAGCAAGTTCGATCGTAAAGGTGTACATCGTATTATTGCCTGCGAAGAAATTGACGTTTTGGTAACGGACAGTGGTATTCCAGCTGATATTCATCAGCAATTGGTTGCCGCCGGAATTGAGGTACATTTAATAACGTCTTAA
- a CDS encoding TonB-dependent receptor: MKHTLKLCAVGLAVSCALSQYAHAQETEQNSGSDEQDKAKQQVEKIEVRGVRSSIKESLFLKKNAVGVMDAIVAEDIGKFPDQNLAEALQRMTGIAITRNAGEGQNVTVRGLGGDFNVTTINGRRMASEHTSRDFNFDLIAPEMVQSLEVYKSPQAQTQEGGIGSVINIKTRRPLDMDGFTLAGSAKAIYEERTGDTNPQASFLISDTFFDNTFGALFTAVYSERTQREDSYEGQGFYDPEENTDVRVPVDSNRNGELDEGEKVHPSMIPGYVRYSNWQDERERIGASLALQWRPTNDIDVTFDSLYSSYKTDGEKYQISFVTYDEPWTPGIPAVGELKFNEDGNVNYIELVDGAMAELLNVSEPRNTDTWQAGLNFKWYATSDLTLEFDVSKSRAERINDGDNRYIVARGFVDTITIDQTGDNLLPDVTMSPALNADQPFGAHYSYNYGTEVISDVEELRLEGTFIPEWEFVKDIKFGFHYGKQTKARDVSKSNNPSMFSNGGAYFKNSDYDSFDNSSVEKLGGLNLFRLPADVLVPANFDNFLDGEPGMHPAPWASFDYDKLYAFYQSINAQAADEKIRASKSPKDSYELSESTFALYLETNLVGELSEMPYNLNLGVRAIKTEITSDGYVFDYPSLVYNVEEDEDGDIIYRIEGDIADYYSDSYVEDDYTDVLPSMNFKLEITDSLLFRTSAAKVITRPSIDFLTPYSSINFSKFELNLANPGIKPLRADQLDLGLEWYFSDYGALTFATYYKDIKSVIAQGRVGTIKVGKFIKDGVEVDGPEFTQVSPRSEAGAEIKGFEIAYQQSFEELLPAPFDGLGMQINYTFTDSKYDDPEKDELPFAGMSEHSYNAVIYYEKDDYQARIAYNWRDDYLKYPDAWGGPEWAADYGQFDFSASYNLTENTRIDLNVTNLTNERQWSYIKTQEQVSHLSRYGRSISLGINTSF, from the coding sequence ATGAAACACACTCTAAAACTGTGTGCTGTGGGATTGGCCGTGAGCTGTGCCCTGTCCCAATACGCGCACGCACAGGAAACAGAACAGAACAGCGGATCCGACGAGCAAGATAAAGCCAAGCAACAAGTCGAGAAAATTGAAGTACGTGGCGTACGTTCCAGTATCAAAGAGTCACTCTTTCTCAAGAAAAACGCCGTCGGCGTAATGGATGCCATCGTTGCCGAAGACATTGGTAAGTTCCCAGATCAAAACCTTGCTGAAGCGCTACAACGAATGACAGGTATCGCCATTACCCGTAACGCAGGTGAAGGACAAAATGTCACAGTGCGGGGCCTTGGCGGGGACTTTAACGTTACCACCATCAATGGTCGTAGAATGGCATCTGAACACACTAGCCGTGACTTTAACTTCGATTTAATTGCGCCTGAGATGGTTCAATCATTAGAAGTGTACAAGTCACCGCAAGCACAAACGCAAGAAGGGGGTATTGGTTCAGTCATCAATATAAAAACCCGCCGACCGTTAGATATGGATGGCTTTACCCTCGCCGGAAGTGCCAAAGCCATTTACGAAGAACGTACCGGCGATACCAACCCTCAAGCCTCCTTCCTAATTAGTGATACCTTTTTTGACAATACCTTTGGCGCGCTATTCACCGCCGTTTATTCAGAGCGAACACAACGCGAAGACTCCTACGAGGGACAAGGGTTTTACGATCCTGAAGAAAATACCGACGTGCGAGTCCCTGTTGATAGTAACCGAAATGGTGAGCTAGATGAGGGCGAGAAAGTACACCCATCAATGATCCCAGGATATGTACGCTACTCGAACTGGCAAGACGAACGTGAGCGCATTGGTGCAAGCCTCGCGTTACAATGGCGTCCAACGAATGATATTGATGTCACCTTTGATAGCTTATACTCAAGCTACAAAACTGACGGTGAAAAATATCAAATCTCTTTCGTCACCTATGATGAGCCTTGGACGCCGGGGATCCCAGCAGTAGGTGAGTTAAAATTCAATGAAGATGGCAACGTCAACTACATTGAGTTAGTCGACGGCGCGATGGCTGAGCTACTAAATGTCTCTGAGCCTCGCAATACCGACACTTGGCAGGCCGGTCTTAACTTCAAGTGGTATGCTACCAGCGATCTAACGCTTGAATTTGACGTGTCTAAGTCCCGTGCTGAGCGGATCAATGATGGCGACAACCGCTACATCGTGGCGCGTGGCTTTGTTGATACTATCACCATAGATCAAACAGGCGACAATCTCCTGCCAGATGTGACCATGTCACCAGCACTTAATGCCGATCAACCCTTTGGTGCTCACTACAGCTACAACTATGGCACGGAAGTGATCAGTGATGTTGAAGAGTTAAGGCTCGAAGGGACATTTATTCCGGAATGGGAATTTGTCAAAGACATCAAGTTTGGCTTTCATTACGGTAAGCAAACTAAAGCCAGAGACGTGAGCAAATCAAATAACCCATCGATGTTCAGCAATGGTGGGGCTTATTTTAAAAACTCAGATTACGACAGCTTTGATAACTCAAGCGTAGAAAAGCTCGGTGGCCTTAACTTATTTAGACTACCCGCAGATGTACTTGTACCCGCCAACTTTGATAACTTCCTAGATGGTGAGCCGGGCATGCACCCTGCACCGTGGGCCAGCTTCGACTACGACAAACTCTATGCTTTTTATCAATCCATTAATGCCCAAGCCGCAGATGAAAAAATTAGAGCTTCCAAGAGCCCTAAAGATTCCTACGAGCTTTCTGAGTCAACGTTTGCACTTTATTTAGAGACCAATCTAGTCGGCGAGCTGTCGGAAATGCCTTACAACCTAAACCTAGGCGTAAGAGCAATCAAAACCGAGATCACCTCTGATGGCTACGTTTTTGATTACCCAAGTCTGGTATACAACGTAGAAGAAGACGAAGATGGCGACATTATCTATCGCATAGAAGGGGATATTGCCGATTATTACTCCGATTCTTACGTAGAAGATGACTACACTGATGTACTGCCTAGCATGAACTTTAAGTTAGAAATAACAGACTCACTGTTATTTAGAACCAGCGCGGCTAAAGTTATTACCAGACCTAGCATCGATTTTCTAACCCCATATAGCTCAATTAATTTCAGTAAGTTTGAACTTAACCTTGCCAACCCTGGGATTAAGCCACTTAGAGCAGACCAACTTGATTTGGGACTAGAGTGGTACTTCTCTGATTATGGTGCGCTCACCTTTGCAACCTATTACAAAGATATTAAATCTGTTATCGCTCAGGGGCGTGTCGGTACGATAAAAGTGGGTAAATTCATAAAAGACGGCGTTGAAGTTGACGGTCCGGAATTTACCCAAGTATCTCCACGTTCAGAAGCAGGAGCAGAGATCAAAGGTTTCGAAATTGCTTATCAACAGTCGTTTGAGGAATTGCTACCGGCACCTTTTGATGGCCTAGGTATGCAAATCAACTATACATTTACGGATAGTAAATACGACGACCCCGAAAAAGACGAGCTACCGTTCGCTGGAATGTCTGAGCATTCTTACAATGCGGTTATCTATTATGAAAAGGATGACTACCAAGCGCGTATCGCTTACAACTGGCGAGATGATTATCTAAAGTATCCAGATGCATGGGGCGGCCCGGAATGGGCAGCGGATTATGGTCAGTTTGATTTCAGTGCCAGCTATAATCTTACTGAAAATACACGAATTGACCTAAACGTGACCAACCTCACCAATGAGCGTCAATGGTCATACATTAAAACCCAAGAGCAAGTGAGCCACTTGAGCCGTTACGGCCGCAGTATCAGTTTAGGCATTAACACTTCTTTCTAA
- a CDS encoding SIS domain-containing protein, translated as MNTFLGLEVTQLKTQNAYWTAKEISQQPQMWQETAQLVANIKPKLLVELAPFLGDPDTQVLLTGAGTSAYIGDAIATHLNARMRQSVRAVSTTDLVAAPRQYLATDKPCLLVSFARSGNSPESVAAVELVTQLVSNSQHLFITCNRDGKLHQAAQQASNATSILLPDPTLDQSFAMTSSYSSMMVAALQLFAADDGSLDKLINAAQSMLAATEQQNIRAFAQQPFERLVYLGSGCLLGFAKEAALKMLELSAGQVMSVSESPLGFRHGPKSLINSKTAVVCFISSDGYTSLYDQDLVAELLRDGTAMTVHSLCPKMSPLEDVWQGLLYMLFAQQLSFYKALNLGISPDNPCPSGEVNRVVQGVVIHPFGSEV; from the coding sequence ATGAACACTTTTCTAGGACTTGAAGTTACGCAATTAAAAACACAAAATGCCTATTGGACAGCAAAAGAGATCAGTCAGCAGCCACAGATGTGGCAAGAAACCGCCCAATTGGTCGCGAACATAAAGCCTAAGCTTTTGGTGGAGTTAGCTCCTTTTCTAGGTGACCCTGATACTCAGGTTCTTTTGACGGGGGCGGGTACATCCGCTTATATCGGTGATGCCATCGCCACTCATCTTAATGCACGCATGCGCCAAAGCGTACGAGCAGTGAGTACAACTGACTTAGTTGCTGCACCACGACAATACCTAGCGACGGATAAACCTTGTTTATTAGTATCGTTTGCTCGCTCAGGTAATAGTCCTGAAAGTGTTGCGGCTGTAGAGTTGGTAACACAGCTGGTTAGCAACAGTCAGCACCTTTTTATCACCTGCAACCGTGATGGAAAATTGCATCAAGCAGCGCAGCAGGCAAGCAATGCAACAAGTATATTGTTACCGGATCCTACGCTTGACCAAAGTTTTGCAATGACGAGTAGCTATTCGTCAATGATGGTCGCAGCGCTACAACTTTTTGCTGCGGATGATGGCTCCTTGGATAAGTTGATCAATGCAGCGCAAAGCATGTTAGCTGCGACAGAGCAGCAAAATATCCGTGCATTTGCACAACAACCATTTGAGCGTTTGGTGTATCTAGGCTCAGGTTGTTTACTGGGATTTGCAAAAGAAGCTGCGCTAAAAATGCTTGAGTTATCGGCAGGCCAAGTAATGAGCGTGAGCGAGTCACCGCTTGGATTCCGTCATGGTCCAAAATCACTTATCAATAGCAAAACTGCCGTGGTATGTTTTATCTCAAGTGATGGCTATACCAGCTTGTACGATCAGGACTTAGTTGCTGAATTGTTGCGTGATGGTACAGCCATGACGGTGCATTCACTTTGCCCTAAAATGTCACCTTTAGAAGATGTGTGGCAAGGGTTACTGTATATGTTGTTTGCACAGCAGTTAAGTTTCTATAAAGCGCTGAACCTCGGCATTTCACCGGACAACCCTTGCCCGTCTGGTGAAGTAAATAGAGTCGTGCAGGGCGTAGTCATTCATCCATTTGGGAGCGAAGTATGA
- a CDS encoding Gfo/Idh/MocA family oxidoreductase, whose amino-acid sequence MGDLNRRRFLQSMAAIAATSAVVGCASNNNKTPLTPKPQGNSVQGLVVPKLDVVRVGFIGVGQRGVGAVKHFCHLDGVEIKAICDTHQAVVDRAVKIVVDKGLPKPATYGKSDMDYRRMLARDDIDIVIISTPWKWHTPMAVDTMESGKHALVEVPAAVTIEEAWQLVNTAERTQKNCMMLENVCYGRDELMVLNMVRQGLFGELLHGEAAYIHELRWQMKEIEHKTGSWRTQWHTKRNGNLYPTHGLGPVSQYMNINRGDRFDYISSMSSPALGRAAYAKREFPANHERNQLNYIAGDMNTSIIKTIKGRSIMVQHDTTTPRPYSRHNLIQGTNGVFAGFPNRIALENGGSKSFHEWDYDMNDWYGKYDHPLWQKMGAEAERNGGHGGMDFLMFWRIIYCLRNGEPLDQDVYDAAAWSAVFPLSMDSVADRSNSKDFPDFTRGTWRTAAPLGIVT is encoded by the coding sequence ATGGGTGATCTAAACCGCCGGCGATTTCTTCAATCAATGGCTGCTATCGCAGCAACAAGCGCAGTGGTTGGCTGCGCAAGTAACAATAATAAGACGCCGCTTACACCAAAGCCACAAGGAAATTCAGTTCAAGGTTTAGTCGTACCGAAACTGGACGTCGTGCGAGTGGGCTTTATTGGTGTGGGTCAACGTGGTGTTGGCGCGGTAAAACACTTTTGCCATCTTGACGGTGTCGAGATCAAGGCCATCTGCGATACGCACCAAGCAGTCGTCGATAGAGCCGTTAAAATTGTTGTCGACAAGGGTTTACCCAAGCCTGCGACTTACGGCAAGAGTGATATGGACTATCGCCGCATGTTGGCACGCGATGATATTGATATTGTAATCATCTCTACGCCTTGGAAATGGCATACGCCTATGGCGGTAGACACAATGGAAAGTGGCAAGCATGCTTTGGTTGAAGTGCCAGCGGCAGTGACCATAGAAGAAGCATGGCAATTAGTAAATACCGCTGAGCGCACACAAAAGAATTGCATGATGTTGGAAAACGTTTGCTATGGTCGCGACGAGCTGATGGTATTAAACATGGTTCGCCAAGGGCTATTCGGTGAGTTATTGCACGGTGAAGCAGCTTATATCCATGAACTTCGTTGGCAAATGAAAGAAATTGAGCATAAAACTGGCTCGTGGCGCACACAGTGGCATACCAAACGTAACGGCAACCTCTACCCCACTCATGGTTTAGGCCCAGTTTCTCAATATATGAATATCAACCGTGGCGATCGCTTCGACTATATCTCGTCCATGAGTTCACCAGCACTTGGTCGTGCAGCCTATGCCAAACGAGAGTTCCCAGCAAATCATGAGCGTAACCAACTGAACTATATTGCTGGAGATATGAACACCAGCATCATTAAAACCATCAAAGGTCGTTCGATTATGGTACAGCACGATACCACTACCCCACGCCCTTACTCCCGCCATAATTTAATTCAAGGTACTAACGGCGTATTTGCAGGATTCCCCAACCGCATCGCGCTTGAAAACGGCGGGAGTAAGAGCTTTCACGAGTGGGATTACGACATGAATGATTGGTACGGTAAATATGACCATCCACTTTGGCAAAAAATGGGGGCTGAAGCAGAGCGCAACGGCGGCCATGGTGGGATGGATTTCTTAATGTTCTGGCGCATTATTTACTGCCTTCGTAATGGCGAGCCGCTAGATCAGGATGTTTACGACGCAGCTGCTTGGTCAGCGGTCTTCCCTCTTTCAATGGACTCAGTTGCAGACAGAAGTAATAGCAAGGACTTCCCGGATTTCACCAGGGGCACATGGCGCACTGCAGCACCACTAGGCATTGTCACATAA